In one window of Palaemon carinicauda isolate YSFRI2023 chromosome 2, ASM3689809v2, whole genome shotgun sequence DNA:
- the LOC137622532 gene encoding uncharacterized protein: MDCTVWEPKEFLCGCSQRTASKVIGWMGIVFSTLHLIDTCLYTSVPYREYYDFCNQLGATDSHACAKGLISAGVILGIVSIVTAIGSVMLLWGVKKKEPVFVLVHLVIKVISIVLGGTFTLCLMLYLFFTSYAYWNYLIGVIGFLGLYLEVYFFLCVRVYYKQLKFPIRYERTGYFGKNPLTANEFIGGEKFQPEV; this comes from the exons ATGGACTGTACGGTCTGGGAACCAAAAGAGTTTCTGTGTGGGTGCAGTCAACGCACTGCTTCTAAAGTCATCGGATGGATGGGGATA GTCTTCTCCACTCTACACTTAATTGACACGTGTCTCTACACCTCCGTGCCATACAGAGAATACTACGATTTCTGCAATCAGCTGGGTGCCACGGATTCACACGCATGCGCCAAAGGGT TGATATCTGCCGGAGTCATCCTTGGCATTGTATCCATCGTGACGGCTATTGGAAGTGTCATGTTACTCTGGGGTGtcaaaaag AAAGAGCCCGTTTTCGTCCTTGTGCATCTCGTGATCAAGGTTATATCCATAGTCCTTGGTGGAACCTTCACATTGTGCCTCATGCTGTACCTCTTCTTCACCTCTTACGCCTACTGGAATTACCTCATAGGAGTCATTGGTTTCCTGGGATTGTATCTAGAGGTGTATTTCTTCCTCTGCGTAAGAGTTTATTACAAACAG TTGAAATTCCCCATCAGGTACGAAAGGACTGGATACTTCGGGAAAAACCCCTTGACAGCTAATGAGTTCATTGGTGGGGAAAAATTTCAGCCAGAAGTTTAA